The following are encoded in a window of Armatimonadota bacterium genomic DNA:
- the pyrF gene encoding orotidine-5'-phosphate decarboxylase yields MSVKNKIILALDVSSESEAVNLVRELNDYIGAFKVGLELFNSTGPQIFDSLRKAGAEKIFYDCKFHDIPNTVASATRAAVRMGIWMLNVHASGGSAMMRAAVEAAKDEAHRLGIEAPLIIGVTVLTSISAQVLHEELSIPMLLENHVTHLAVLAQSSGLAGVVASPHEIIPVKAACGPEFIVVTPGVRPKWTAANDQVRIMTPGEALKNGADYLVIGRAITAAKDRQKAAELILSEISQQ; encoded by the coding sequence ATGTCCGTGAAAAACAAAATAATTCTTGCGCTGGATGTAAGCAGCGAGAGCGAGGCCGTAAACCTTGTTCGAGAATTAAACGATTATATTGGCGCATTTAAAGTTGGCCTCGAACTTTTCAACTCAACGGGACCGCAGATTTTTGACTCACTTAGGAAGGCCGGAGCAGAGAAAATATTTTACGATTGCAAGTTTCACGACATCCCAAATACAGTCGCGAGCGCAACAAGAGCTGCAGTTCGAATGGGCATTTGGATGCTCAACGTCCATGCTTCCGGTGGATCGGCAATGATGCGTGCAGCAGTCGAAGCAGCAAAAGACGAAGCACATCGCCTTGGAATCGAAGCTCCACTGATTATTGGCGTAACAGTACTTACAAGCATCAGCGCTCAAGTCCTCCATGAAGAATTATCCATTCCAATGCTTCTTGAAAACCATGTTACGCATCTAGCAGTTTTGGCCCAAAGCTCGGGCTTGGCAGGGGTTGTTGCATCACCTCACGAAATCATACCCGTAAAAGCTGCATGTGGGCCCGAATTCATCGTCGTGACGCCTGGCGTAAGACCAAAATGGACGGCAGCTAATGATCAAGTTCGAATAATGACCCCTGGGGAAGCTTTAAAAAACGGGGCTGACTATCTTGTCATCGGCCGAGCAATTACCGCGGCAAAAGATAGACAAAAAGCAGCGGAACTTATACTCAGTGAGATTTCGCAACAATAA
- a CDS encoding autoinducer 2 ABC transporter substrate-binding protein, whose amino-acid sequence MKNRLFCWVASILLTATIILYATSCSQKSTAPIKPKKPQAAKQETRKRKIVFVMKLVGIPYTNACERGMKKAAEELGIEASFLGPPGAADIIKQINIIEDQISAGVDAIVVSPNDDKAIIPVIEKATKMGIKMFTWDSDAPASKRIFYVAAADDVGIGRDIIDRIAKDIDGKGKVAIMSGGPNALNLNLHIKGVEEGAKKYPGIKIVTPYLYNNDDQQQAITAAVTMLQRHPDLAAFACVNSPGVPGVARALIQTGKEGKVKVWGLSLPSENRDYIKKGIVNGLILWDPAKLTYLTTKLVNDYLDGKKPVDGMTVPGIGKLKVSKDGVIIMPGVVITKENVDQFDF is encoded by the coding sequence ATGAAAAATCGACTTTTTTGCTGGGTCGCATCGATACTGCTAACAGCAACAATAATTTTGTACGCAACAAGTTGTTCACAAAAATCCACTGCACCTATAAAACCGAAGAAACCGCAAGCGGCTAAACAAGAGACACGCAAGCGTAAGATTGTGTTCGTAATGAAGCTCGTTGGTATACCTTATACAAATGCCTGTGAGCGGGGAATGAAAAAAGCTGCGGAAGAACTTGGCATAGAGGCAAGTTTTCTTGGGCCCCCGGGAGCTGCTGACATAATAAAGCAAATTAATATCATTGAAGACCAAATCTCAGCTGGCGTAGATGCAATTGTCGTTTCACCTAATGATGACAAAGCGATAATTCCTGTTATTGAAAAAGCTACGAAAATGGGAATCAAGATGTTTACTTGGGATTCAGATGCGCCCGCGAGCAAGCGCATTTTTTATGTTGCAGCAGCCGACGATGTTGGCATCGGGCGCGATATTATAGATCGAATTGCAAAAGACATTGACGGGAAGGGTAAAGTTGCTATAATGTCTGGCGGTCCCAATGCGCTCAACCTAAATTTGCATATCAAAGGTGTTGAAGAAGGTGCAAAAAAGTACCCGGGTATTAAAATTGTTACACCCTACTTATACAACAATGACGACCAACAGCAAGCTATTACGGCGGCGGTAACCATGCTCCAACGGCATCCAGATCTTGCGGCATTTGCATGTGTGAATTCCCCTGGTGTGCCCGGTGTGGCACGTGCGCTTATCCAAACTGGAAAAGAAGGTAAGGTCAAAGTATGGGGGCTTTCTTTGCCAAGCGAGAATCGCGATTACATTAAGAAGGGCATTGTTAATGGTTTGATACTTTGGGACCCTGCAAAGCTTACATATCTCACTACTAAGCTTGTCAACGACTATCTAGACGGGAAGAAACCAGTTGATGGGATGACTGTACCGGGCATCGGCAAGCTAAAAGTAAGCAAAGACGGCGTTATTATAATGCCCGGTGTTGTCATTACTAAAGAGAATGTGGACCAATTTGATTTCTAA
- a CDS encoding ABC transporter permease has protein sequence MSSILRSKELAVFILFVVVFAFFTMQTERFAAPDNLFNVARQYSELAVVSVGLTMVIITGGIDISVGSVVGLSSVLVGVLSSILGLNIWVSCVIAVFAGLGCGLINGLFITKAKLQPIVVTLAMMSAARGLAYVLTRGSSISGFPDAFAALGQKTIGPIPWIGYIPLPVFIALVLVILGVLLLRRTALGRGIYAVGASEEASRLSGINVFRIKLFAYSFTGLLCGLGGVMMAARLVSSVPDAGANFEFEAITAVVMGGSSLRGGEGNITGTIIGVGVMAILRNGLNLIGVPDIWQGLFLGVVLILAVLADNLRNALREKLKLQF, from the coding sequence ATGAGTTCAATCCTTAGGTCGAAGGAATTAGCAGTTTTTATCCTTTTTGTGGTTGTATTTGCATTTTTCACAATGCAAACCGAACGTTTTGCAGCTCCGGACAACCTTTTCAACGTTGCACGCCAATATTCAGAGTTGGCAGTGGTATCCGTCGGGTTAACGATGGTCATAATAACCGGCGGAATTGATATATCTGTTGGTTCAGTAGTTGGATTGTCTTCTGTGCTGGTTGGTGTTCTTAGTTCAATTTTAGGCTTGAACATTTGGGTTTCATGTGTTATAGCCGTTTTTGCTGGGTTGGGATGCGGATTAATCAACGGCCTTTTCATTACGAAAGCAAAATTACAGCCAATTGTTGTCACACTTGCGATGATGAGCGCGGCGCGAGGGCTTGCATATGTTCTGACTAGGGGAAGTTCAATTTCGGGGTTTCCGGATGCTTTTGCTGCGCTAGGACAGAAGACGATTGGTCCAATTCCATGGATAGGATATATTCCACTGCCCGTGTTTATTGCTCTTGTATTAGTAATTCTTGGCGTACTCTTGCTAAGAAGAACAGCTTTAGGAAGAGGAATATATGCAGTTGGTGCAAGCGAGGAGGCGTCGAGACTTTCTGGAATAAATGTTTTTAGAATAAAATTATTCGCCTACTCATTTACCGGTTTGCTGTGTGGATTGGGAGGCGTAATGATGGCTGCAAGGCTGGTATCCTCGGTGCCTGACGCTGGCGCCAATTTTGAATTTGAAGCAATCACTGCAGTTGTAATGGGAGGAAGTAGCCTCAGGGGCGGCGAAGGAAACATAACAGGTACAATAATAGGTGTTGGGGTAATGGCAATCTTAAGAAATGGCTTGAATCTTATAGGGGTTCCAGATATTTGGCAGGGATTATTTCTTGGTGTAGTTCTAATACTAGCGGTTCTTGCTGATAATCTAAGAAATGCATTGCGTGAAAAGCTAAAGCTGCAATTTTGA
- a CDS encoding ABC transporter permease has protein sequence MKKPFRCNLGRIMQIRELPALVFLFLAVVFLWNKAPNFGEHANLLSIARETSIVGIMAVGMTAVILTGGIDLSVASVLALSASVIATLAVNGSNLLIAILAGLGIGTACGALNGLLITFLRIPPIITTLGTMAIYRAAVTLFTQAKWIGPLPAGMAFIGSKIMPAFILFLIAAITSLFLWKCRLGRYIQAIGGNESAVHLSGISVRKVKLLVYMLNGFLATVAGLVMASSVNSSQANMALGYELNVIAAVVIGGTSISGGQGSVIGSVLGAAIMSVLYSALILLDASIYWHKLILGGVILAAVLLDKLRYLTKQ, from the coding sequence ATGAAAAAGCCATTCCGTTGCAATCTTGGGCGAATAATGCAGATTAGGGAGCTACCTGCCCTAGTTTTCTTGTTCTTGGCGGTTGTATTCCTTTGGAACAAGGCTCCGAACTTTGGTGAGCATGCGAATCTACTCAGTATCGCTAGGGAAACAAGCATAGTAGGGATTATGGCAGTTGGAATGACGGCAGTCATTCTCACGGGCGGAATTGATTTGTCGGTTGCTTCAGTGCTAGCGCTCTCAGCTTCTGTAATTGCAACCCTTGCGGTTAATGGGTCTAATCTACTGATAGCAATATTGGCTGGGTTAGGGATAGGAACCGCGTGCGGTGCGTTGAATGGCTTACTCATTACTTTTCTGCGAATACCACCAATCATAACGACCCTTGGTACTATGGCAATATACCGAGCTGCTGTAACTTTATTCACCCAGGCAAAATGGATTGGCCCGCTGCCAGCTGGAATGGCTTTTATAGGTAGCAAGATAATGCCTGCTTTTATTCTATTCTTAATTGCTGCTATTACGTCACTTTTTTTGTGGAAATGTAGGTTAGGCAGGTATATCCAAGCCATCGGCGGCAATGAGAGTGCTGTGCATCTGTCGGGAATAAGCGTGCGTAAAGTAAAGCTACTGGTTTATATGTTGAACGGCTTTCTTGCGACGGTTGCAGGTTTAGTAATGGCGTCTTCAGTAAATTCATCTCAAGCGAATATGGCATTGGGATATGAGTTAAATGTAATTGCTGCCGTAGTTATTGGTGGAACAAGCATATCGGGCGGCCAAGGTTCAGTCATCGGCTCGGTCCTTGGTGCTGCCATCATGTCTGTTTTATACAGTGCGCTTATCTTGTTAGACGCCTCAATCTATTGGCATAAGTTAATCCTGGGCGGAGTAATTTTGGCAGCTGTGTTGCTCGATAAATTACGATACCTGACAAAACAATGA